A DNA window from Phyllostomus discolor isolate MPI-MPIP mPhyDis1 chromosome X, mPhyDis1.pri.v3, whole genome shotgun sequence contains the following coding sequences:
- the RAB9A gene encoding ras-related protein Rab-9A, translating to MAGKSSLFKVILLGDGGVGKSSLMNRYVTNKFDAQLFHTIGVEFLNKELEVDGHFVTMQIWDTAGQERFRSLRTPFYRGSDCCLLTFSVDDSQSFQNLSNWKKEFIYYADVKEPESFPFVILGNKIDISERQVSTEEAQAWCRDNGDYPYFETSAKDATNVAAAFEEAVRRVLAMEDRSDHLIQTDTVSLHRKPKASSSCC from the coding sequence ATGGCAGGAAAATCATCACTTTTTAAAGTGATTCTCCTCGGAGATGGTGGAGTTGGAAAGAGTTCCCTAATGAACAGATACGTGACTAACAAGTTTGATGCTCAGCTCTTCCATACCATAGGTGtggagtttttaaataaagagttgGAGGTAGATGGACATTTTGTTACCATGCAGATTTGGGACACGGCTGGTCAAGAGAGATTCCGAAGCCTGAGGACGCCCTTTTACAGAGGTTCTGACTGCTGCCTGCTCACCTTTAGCGTCGATGATTCTCAGAGCTTCCAGAACTTGAGTAACTGGAAGAAAGAGTTCATATACTACGCAGATGTAAAAGAGCCCGAAAGCTTTCCTTTTGTGATTTTGGGCAACAAGATCGACATAAGCGAACGGCAGGTGTCTACAGAAGAAGCCCAAGCCTGGTGCAGGGACAACGGCGACTACCCTTACTTTGAGACAAGTGCAAAAGATGCCACAAATGTCGCAGCGGCCTTTGAGGAAGCAGTTCGAAGAGTGCTCGCCATGGAGGATCGGTCAGACCACCTGATTCAGACAGACACCGTCAGCCTGCACCGAAAGCCCAAGGCTAGCTCCTCCTGCTGTTGA